Proteins from one Rosa chinensis cultivar Old Blush chromosome 7, RchiOBHm-V2, whole genome shotgun sequence genomic window:
- the LOC112180477 gene encoding bidirectional sugar transporter N3, giving the protein MTSSTAHSPLVFAFGILGNIVSFIVFLAPVPTFFRVYKKKSTEGFQSVPYVFALFSATIWIYYASLKSDEMLLITINGFGCVIETIYIAMYITFAPKQARVNTLRLLLLVNFGGFCLILLLSHFLAQGPTRVKVLGWVCVAFSVSVFAAPLSIMRLVIRTKSVEFMPFSLSFFLTLSAIMWLFYGLLLKDLYVAAPNILGFSFGVAQMILYAIYRNSKTVIVDKEKLPEHKTADDIVKQINITVLPTSEVQVQVKEEAVSPARANNSDENDDHEQNEHDQREHVPQPCRVDAQGIDLVSKQVPVLVQCEV; this is encoded by the exons ATGACGTCAAGTACTGCTCACTCCCCTCTGGTTTTTGCCTTTGGCATCCTAG GTAACATTGTCTCCTTCATCGTGTTTCTAGCTCCAGT GCCAACATTTTTCAGGGTGTACAAGAAGAAATCAACAGAAGGATTTCAATCAGTTCCATATGTATTTGCACTCTTCAGTGCAACGATCTGGATTTACTATGCATCCCTTAAATCTGATGAGATGCTTCTTATCACCATCAATGGCTTCGGTTGTGTCATCGAGACCATTTATATTGCAATGTACATTACATTTGCACCAAAGCAAGCTAGG GTGAACACCTTGAGGCTGCTTCTTCTTGTGAATTTTGGGGGATTTTGCTTGATTCTTCTTTTGTCTCACTTCCTAGCACAAGGGCCAACTCGGGTTAAAGTTCTTGGATGGGTTTGTGTAGCTTTCTCTGTCAGTGTCTTTGCGGCACCTTTAAGCATCATG AGATTGGTTATTCGCACCAAGAGCGTAGAATTCATGCCGTTTTCCCTGTCCTTCTTCCTCACCCTCAGTGCTATCATGTGGCTCTTCTATGGTTTACTCCTTAAAGATCTCTATGTTGCG GCCCCAAACATACTCGGTTTCAGCTTTGGTGTGGCTCAGATGATACTGTATGCAATTTACCGAAACAGCAAAACGGTTATTGTGGACAAGGAGAAGCTACCAGAGCACAAAACAGCTGATGACATTGTGAAGCAGATCAACATCACGGTTTTGCCTACTTCTGAGGTACAAGTACAAGTAAAAGAAGAGGCCGTAAGCCCCGCCCGTGCCAATAATTCCGACGAAAATGATGATCATGAGCAAAACGAACACGATCAACGTGAGCATGTTCCACAGCCATGTCGCGTTGATGCTCAAGGCATCGACTTGGTCTCTAAGCAAGTCCCGGTTCTTGTTCAATGCGAAGTTTGA
- the LOC112176691 gene encoding bidirectional sugar transporter SWEET10: MTIHHPLTLAFGLLGNIISFMVFLAPLPTFYTIYKKKTTEGFQALPYVVALFSCMLWIYYALLKQDATFLITINSVGCVIETVYLAIFLFYSPKMARISTVKLLLLLNVFGYGLMLVLTHFLAKGEKRLKVVGWICLVFNLTVFAAPLCILKKVIRTKSVEFMPFPLSFFLTLGAVMWFFYGFLLKDYNIAFPNILGVIFGIVQMVLYIVYKNAKKVLLDEPSKVQELSDHIIEVMKISTLVCPDLTPVVLQPNDIDLIEVVLDPNNIIKEIKTEETKEDMDDASTKV; the protein is encoded by the exons ATGACTATTCATCACCCATTGACTTTGGCTTTTGGCCTCTTAG GCAACATTATCTCCTTTATGGTTTTCCTTGCTCCACT GCCAACCTTTTATACAATTTACAAGAAAAAAACAACTGAAGGGTTTCAAGCACTGCCATATGTGGTGGCACTCTTCAGCTGCATGCTGTGGATTTACTATGCGCTGCTTAAACAAGACGCCACATTTCTCATCACTATCAACTCTGTTGGCTGCGTCATTGAGACTGTTTACCTTgccattttccttttttattccCCCAAGATGGCCAGG ATCTCAACTGTAAAACTTCTGCTGTTGCTCAACGTGTTCGGATATGGCTTGATGCTTGTGCTTACTCACTTCCTTGCGAAAGGTGAAAAGCGTCTCAAGGTTGTGGGCTGGATCTGTCTTGTCTTCAATCTAACCGTGTTTGCTGCACCTCTATGCATCTTG AAAAAAGTGATACGGACCAAGAGTGTTGAGTTCATGccatttcctctttcatttttccTGACATTGGGTGCAGTCATGTGGTTCTTCTATGGTTTTCTGCTCAAGGACTACAACATAGCT TTTCCAAACATACTGGGGGTCATCTTTGGGATTGTGCAAATGGTGCTATACATAGTGTACAAGAATGCCAAGAAAGTACTTCTGGATGAGCCAAGCAAGGTTCAGGAGCTATCAGACCATATTATTGAGGTGATGAAGATCAGCACCTTGGTGTGTCCAGACCTGACCCCAGTGGTTCTTCAGCCAAATGACATTGACCTCATTGAAGTAGTACTTGACCCAAATAATATTATCAAGGAAATCAAGACCGAAGAAACCAAGGAAGACATGGATGATGCCTCCACTAAAGTTTAG
- the LOC112176690 gene encoding RNA pseudouridine synthase 7, with amino-acid sequence MKRKIEETDMEIVWQSPANPPERKDYIFRNGRRHVRPYYFEFIAHVKKRWAGKTIVDLFTDEFKGRNRDYYISAVKCGRIQVDGQLVPVSFIVKPSQKISHFLHRHEPPVMTWDVKILETEPDVVTICKPASVPVHPCGQYRKNTVVGILQAEHGLAPLFPIHRLDRLVSGLLILARSAAQADIFRQQIEGGMVHKQYIARVIGEFPEKEQVVDANINHNAREGRSSTEVGDSCGDAPTKGKTACTKFTRISTNGIQSIVLCEPVTGRTHQIRVHLQHAGHPIANDMLYLSKHVSDRSAEGMGADRAAANPDHSPASGVGENKSASHEDSGEDFSIDPMCTNCPSLAPKGYDYHEEALWLHCFRYSGPGWVYECPHPGWASLS; translated from the exons atgaagAGGAAGATAGAAGAGACGGACATGGAGATCGTCTGGCAATCGCCGGCGAACCCTCCGGAACGGAAAGATTACATCTTTCGCAACG GGAGGCGCCATGTGAGACCCTACTACTTTGAGTTCATTGCTCAT GTTAAGAAGCGGTGGGCGGGGAAGACCATCGTTGACTTGTTCACTGACGAGTTCAAAGGCCGGAATCGTGACTACTAT ATTAGTGCGGTTAAATGTGGGAGGATACAAGTTGATGGGCAACTTGTGCCGGTTTCCTTCATAGTTAAACCGTCGCAAAAGATAAGCCACTTCCTGCACAG GCATGAACCGCCCGTGATGACTTGGGATGTGAAAATTCTTGAAACAGAACCCGATGTGGTCACCATTTGTAAACCTGCATCTGTTCCA gTGCATCCATGTGGTCAGTATCGTAAGAACACTGTTGTTGGCATCCTACAGGCAGAGCATGGCTTGGCACCTCTATTTC CGATTCATCGATTAGATCGTCTGGTCTCAGGACTCCTTATCTTGGCTAGAAGCGCAGCACAAGCTGACATTTTCAGGCAACAG ATTGAGGGAGGGATGGTTCATAAACAGTACATTGCAAGAGTCATTGGAGAGTTTCCTGAGAAGGAG CAAGTTGTAGATGCTAACATAAATCATAATGCTCGAGAAGGAAGGAGCTCTACCGAG GTCGGTGATTCTTGTGGTGATGCTCCCACAAAGGGGAAGACTGCTTGTACAAAGTTTACTAGAATCAGTACGAATGGAATTCAGAGCATTGTCTTGTGTGAACCAGTCACTGGCCGCACTCATCAG ATACGCGTCCATTTGCAACATGCAGGCCATCCAATAGCGAATGACATGCTTTACCTGTCCAAACATGTAAGTGATCGTTCAGCTGAAGGAATGGGTGCTGATAGAGCTGCTGCTAATCCAGACCACTCTCCAGCTTCTGGTGTTGGCGAAAATAAATCCGCTTCGCATGAAGATTCTGGTGAGGACTTCAGCATTGATCCAATGTGTACAAATTGTCCAAGTTTAGCTCCAAAAGG ATACGATTATCATGAAGAGGCCTTGTGGCTACACTGTTTTAGATATTCTGGACCTGGATGGGTTTATGAGTGCCCACATCCGGGTTGGGCATCACTTAGCTAG